CGCGCCGCATGTAGTCGGTACAGACGATAATTCGCCAAGCATCATAAGCGAGTAATTGCTCTTTGCCATTGATGTAGCGCTGTTCTTCGGTATAGATACCGTTGTAACGACCGTGTTCTGTAGCGTGAATGGTGGCAATCAGCGGGATTTTAAAATTATGCTTGAGGGCGATCGCCGCATCTGCTACCAACCAGTCATGGGCGTGGATTAGATCGAACGGTTCTTCTTCTAAGATCAACTTTGCACCGTGGCTACCCATGCTCTCATTCATGTTCGCCACCCAATGGAAAAAGTCATTTCCCCAGGCAACGGGAACCCGGTGTACGTGGATTCCCTCAAAAAGCTCGTACATTGGTGCATGACCGAATTCCACTGTCACCATGTGGACTTCATGTCCTAGTTTGACGAGTTCGGGGTATAATTCCCCAACATGACGAGCAATGCCTCCTACAATGCGCGGCGGAAATTCCCAGCTTAATACGAGTATTTTCATCGACCCCAATCCCTGCGACTTACTTGCTGCTTACCTAAATCTATCAATCTATCTAAATGTATAGGATTGGGAATTGAATGAGTATTATCACTCAATTCTTCACAAAAATTAACTGTGTTGGTTTAGATTATAAGACTGCGATCGCCCCCCATTAACGATTACCAATTACCAATTACCAAATCACAAATTTTGCCGAAAAGCTAACCAAGCAGATGTGGCTTCGGGAAGTGAAGTGACACCTTTATGCAGCAAAATGACCCCATCTTGAAAGCCGACGATTCCATATTCGCCAGTATTAAAGAGCCGATCGATCAGTTTTACATTGTCTTGTAACTGCTGGCGATCGCCCGTGAAAGCTACTTGATATTGTTGCAGTTGCCAGAGGTCGGCAATTATATACTCTACCTGAATGACTTCCCTGGCATCGTTACGCAATTGCAATCCTGGTAGACGCAGAATCTCGCGACGGCTGGAAAGGTGAGGCACGATATGGGTCGTTGCCGATACACTCGCTTGTGGGGGAATTTGTGCTAGCAGCGATCGCATTTGGTTGACGTGTTGCCATTGACGCGGGAGGGAAATATGTACCCAAGGTTGAATCGAGTCGGGAATTAAAAAGTAAAGCGTCCGATTGGGATTGTAGGCAATTGTAATTACTAGGGAAAGACAAATACATCCAATCCAGAAGCGCTGAAACTTGGGCTTAAAGACTTTAGGATGCACTGACCACCACAAAATCGCGCCGTAAAATAATCCTGGAACGACGCTCATGGCATAGCGAATCGTAATTGCTAGAACGGATTCACCTTGACCTAAGAATAGTTTCAAAAGAGGGAAACCCGCGATCGCCCAAGCCGTGCCAGAAAGTGCGGGAACGAAAGCCAAAGGCAACCACTGCCCTAGTAAATACAAAAATGTCCCAGGAAAAGGAGCGATCAATTCTACGAGCAATCGCCAAGGATTACTGACAATTCCCCAAATAATCTCAACGGTAGAAGCATCTTCCCCAGTGGCATACTGTCCGAATCGCTCCATCATGAAACGCTTGGAAATATCTTCTGAAAATAGCGGCATGATCAGATTTGTCAAAGCCAGCATGTAGCCAAAACTAAGAATGCAAGTCGCTAAACCAGTACGGGGAAAGCGCCGACTTAAAACCATATAAGCGCCTACCCCAAATAACCCAATGCCGCTATCTTCTCTTACAGCTAAAAGCAACACTGCCAACAACCAAAATACCCACCACTTGCGCTTTTCCATTGCCAGCAGAATACCAAACGTCAATAAAGGTATTTGGCTGATGTCGTGGAAATTGGTTAAAGTTGGAGCAACAACAGCGATCGCGCCATAAAAACTGACGCTAATCATCGCTGCTAAGAGTGGTTCGAGATACAAGCGAGCCAAGAAGTATAAAACAATCCCAGCAGCGGTTACTAGAGCGACCTGTAACACGCTCAAAGTCGCCGGGGAGGGGAAAAGGGCATATAGCGGTAGCCAAACGAGTAAGGCAGGGGTAAAATGCTGTCCTAGACGATGGTAGTAAACTTCTGGGATTTCTCCAGCATGGACGACATTCGTGGAGAGGCTGGAAGAAAGAGAACTCTGGAAAAATCTACCGTGAATCCCATTCCAGAAAACTTGATTAAATATGCCCTGGTCGAAAGTAGCATAGAAGCTATAGTACCGATGTAAGACCAGAATTAATCCCACGAGCAAAAAAGCGATCGCACCACTGAGGAATAAATGGGTTCCTGGCTGCTTTTGCCATTTCAATAACATGACTCACTCACACTTAAATTAGAGAGATAAAGGGGACAAGGAGGACAAGGGGGACAAGGGGGACAAGGAGGACAAGGAGGACAAGGAGGACAAGGGGGACAAGGGGGACAAGGGAGAATTAATTGCAAATCGCTTGCTACTCGCTAATCACCAGTCAAGCAAGGATCTATCAAGCTCAAGCGACATCTCGGTATTTAGAATATAGTCTTTTGACACGCTCCTCACATCCCTGGCAGAGAAACACCTACAATCGAATAGTGACGACTTGAAGCCAAGATTGATTTTCACTAGGTCGATCTACATTAATTTGTATGCGCTGTAGTTATCAGAACTGCTCGTAAGAACAATTTTGCTATTTTTGACTTTTAATTTTTGACTTTTGACTTTTCTTTCCCATGCCTACTGCGCTTGCCGATACCAAAAACTTGCTCGCTGATGCGATCGCAAAATACTCTCACAAAGTCGATTATTTACTCATTCGCCTCGAAGAGTCCCAGGGAACAGATATTATGCTGCGGGGGAATAAGATAGAAACATTGAGCGAAGGAATTTCTATCGGCGGACAAGTTCGCGCGTGCTACAAAGGCGGTTGGGGATTGAGTAGTTTTAATCAGTTATCCGAGTTCAACTCTCGCATCGAAGAAGCGATCGCGGCAGCACGAATAGTAGGTAATGATGAAACCCTGCTAGCAGATATAGAACCAGTGCAAGCCACCTGCTTTGTCCCGTTGACAGGAACCGATCCGCGTCACGTTCCGCTAGCACAAAAAAAGGAATTGTGCGATCGCTATGGCGAAATTCTCAAAAGCGCCAGCGATCGAATTACGACTACGTCAGTCCGCTACGGTGATATTTGCCAGCGAGTCATCATCGCCAGTTCGGAAGGAACGTTAATCGATCAATCTTGGGTGGATATGGAAATGCGCTTTGCTGCAACTGCACGCGATGGCGATACAGTCCAGACAGGTAGAGAAACCACTGGTTCTCGCAAGGCTTATGAGGATTTAGTGAGTTTGGATGCCCAAGTTCAAAGTGCAGCTCGAAGGGCTGTAGCGGCTCTTTCTCTACCTTCAGTTAAAGGCAACACCTATACTGTCGTGATCGATCCGATCCTCTCTGGTTTATTCGTTCACGAAGCCTTCGGGCATCTTTCTGAAGCAGATATGGCGTATGAAAACCCCGATCTGCTAGAAGTTATGAGCATGGGACGGAGATTTGGACCCAAGGAGCTACAAATTTTTGATGGTGCAGCACCCCAAGGACATCGTGGTAGTTACTTCTACGACGATGAAGGAACCCCGGCGACAACGACGCAATTAATTCAAGATGGTGTTTTGGTTGGTAGGCTCCATTCACGCGAAACCGCTGGCAAGTTGGGAGAAACACCTACGGGAAACGCCCGTTGTCTCAGCTATCACTACGCGCCCATCGTCCGCATGACAAATACGTGGATCGAGCGGGGAACGACACCAGTAGCAGATTTATTTACTGATATTAAAGACGGAGTATACGCCCGCAACTGGTTGGGAGGGATGACTAATGGTGAAATGTTTACCTTCAGCGCGGGAGAAGCTTGGATAATCCGCAATGGTAAACTTGCCGAACCCGTGCGCGATGTCACACTCTCAGGAAATGTCTTTCAAACCCTAGCAGATATCGAGGCGATCGGAGATGATTTCTACTGGGATGAATCTGGTGGCTGCGGTAAAGGTGGGCAAAATGGTTTACCCGTTGGTTGCGGTGGTCCCAGCTTGAGAATTCGGAATGTGGTTGTAGGTGGAGAAGCGTATTGAATTCGGAATTCGGAATTCGGAATTAAATGTTTACTTCTCGTTCTTTGC
This window of the Chroococcidiopsis thermalis PCC 7203 genome carries:
- a CDS encoding DUF2079 domain-containing protein, translated to MLLKWQKQPGTHLFLSGAIAFLLVGLILVLHRYYSFYATFDQGIFNQVFWNGIHGRFFQSSLSSSLSTNVVHAGEIPEVYYHRLGQHFTPALLVWLPLYALFPSPATLSVLQVALVTAAGIVLYFLARLYLEPLLAAMISVSFYGAIAVVAPTLTNFHDISQIPLLTFGILLAMEKRKWWVFWLLAVLLLAVREDSGIGLFGVGAYMVLSRRFPRTGLATCILSFGYMLALTNLIMPLFSEDISKRFMMERFGQYATGEDASTVEIIWGIVSNPWRLLVELIAPFPGTFLYLLGQWLPLAFVPALSGTAWAIAGFPLLKLFLGQGESVLAITIRYAMSVVPGLFYGAILWWSVHPKVFKPKFQRFWIGCICLSLVITIAYNPNRTLYFLIPDSIQPWVHISLPRQWQHVNQMRSLLAQIPPQASVSATTHIVPHLSSRREILRLPGLQLRNDAREVIQVEYIIADLWQLQQYQVAFTGDRQQLQDNVKLIDRLFNTGEYGIVGFQDGVILLHKGVTSLPEATSAWLAFRQNL
- a CDS encoding TldD/PmbA family protein, with product MPTALADTKNLLADAIAKYSHKVDYLLIRLEESQGTDIMLRGNKIETLSEGISIGGQVRACYKGGWGLSSFNQLSEFNSRIEEAIAAARIVGNDETLLADIEPVQATCFVPLTGTDPRHVPLAQKKELCDRYGEILKSASDRITTTSVRYGDICQRVIIASSEGTLIDQSWVDMEMRFAATARDGDTVQTGRETTGSRKAYEDLVSLDAQVQSAARRAVAALSLPSVKGNTYTVVIDPILSGLFVHEAFGHLSEADMAYENPDLLEVMSMGRRFGPKELQIFDGAAPQGHRGSYFYDDEGTPATTTQLIQDGVLVGRLHSRETAGKLGETPTGNARCLSYHYAPIVRMTNTWIERGTTPVADLFTDIKDGVYARNWLGGMTNGEMFTFSAGEAWIIRNGKLAEPVRDVTLSGNVFQTLADIEAIGDDFYWDESGGCGKGGQNGLPVGCGGPSLRIRNVVVGGEAY